From Salinicoccus roseus, the proteins below share one genomic window:
- a CDS encoding L-threonylcarbamoyladenylate synthase, giving the protein MDTKIWEIRTEQLKDRTTEEKMKEIRTALEYGEVIGIPTETVYGLAGDARNPEAIHKIFAAKNRPGDNPLIVHIYSMDQLEDFTEPLDMKVRTLMKHFWPGPISFILPLKGNMLASNTVAELDSVAVRMPSHPVGHAILEKVGFPLAAPSANLSGKPSPTHYSHVIDDLNGKVYGVVASDPATYGLESTVLDCTQFPYRIARPGSITKGALENVLKETVSKHEGSAEKPIAPGMKYKHYAPRQPMAVIEGGLRSNTHLRVEEGQKIGVIAPEAVRGHVPEHAYFISLCSGEDDYREAGRNLYAALRKMDKSDVDLIYIHGFPKSEATEAVMNRIYKATGNEIIREDPK; this is encoded by the coding sequence ATGGATACAAAAATCTGGGAAATCAGGACGGAACAGCTGAAGGATCGGACTACCGAGGAAAAGATGAAAGAGATCAGGACAGCGCTGGAATATGGGGAGGTGATCGGCATACCGACCGAAACCGTCTATGGTCTGGCAGGTGATGCAAGGAATCCGGAAGCGATACATAAAATATTCGCAGCGAAAAATCGGCCGGGTGACAATCCGCTCATTGTACATATATACAGCATGGATCAGCTTGAAGACTTCACTGAGCCGTTGGACATGAAGGTGCGCACCTTGATGAAGCATTTCTGGCCCGGTCCGATTTCGTTCATCCTGCCGCTGAAGGGGAACATGCTCGCCAGCAATACTGTAGCGGAACTTGATTCGGTTGCGGTCAGGATGCCGAGCCACCCCGTAGGGCATGCCATACTTGAAAAAGTCGGCTTCCCCCTTGCCGCCCCCAGTGCGAACCTGAGCGGCAAACCTTCACCTACACACTACAGTCATGTCATCGACGATCTGAATGGCAAGGTGTATGGCGTTGTTGCAAGCGATCCTGCCACCTACGGACTGGAGAGCACGGTGCTTGACTGCACCCAATTCCCCTACCGCATCGCAAGACCCGGAAGCATCACCAAAGGGGCACTGGAAAACGTCTTGAAAGAGACCGTCAGCAAACACGAGGGATCGGCAGAAAAGCCGATCGCCCCAGGGATGAAGTATAAACATTATGCGCCGCGCCAACCCATGGCCGTCATCGAAGGCGGCCTCAGGAGCAATACGCATCTGAGGGTCGAGGAGGGACAGAAGATCGGGGTCATCGCTCCGGAAGCCGTCCGGGGCCATGTGCCGGAACACGCATACTTCATCAGCCTGTGCTCAGGTGAGGATGATTACCGGGAAGCGGGGCGCAATCTATATGCCGCCCTGAGGAAGATGGATAAATCGGATGTCGATCTGATCTATATCCATGGTTTCCCGAAGAGTGAAGCGACTGAAGCAGTGATGAACCGGATCTATAAGGCCACTGGAAATGAGATAATAAGGGAAGATCCGAAATGA
- the prmC gene encoding peptide chain release factor N(5)-glutamine methyltransferase yields the protein MHPYSYREMIKEAKASLSVSGGETRPAMLLLEDLFGMGTVDFLMDGDREVPPSDYERYSEALGRIIDGEPYQYVVGSAWFYGEKFKVSKETLIPRNETEELVELVLALEQDDGRKVVDIGCGTGVIGLTLAAAWHDNEVILTDVSGAALEITRENARTLGVTPKIMQGSLFEPLMAESMKVDCVISNPPYIGYNEVDDMGASVINHEPALALFAEDGGLGLYKSMIDQLEDVLHPGGMVYFEIGWRQAGILSDHVTARWPKVEPRVKKDMNGNDRILYFRWEV from the coding sequence ATGCATCCCTATAGCTACAGGGAGATGATCAAAGAGGCGAAAGCCTCTTTGAGCGTATCCGGAGGAGAAACACGGCCGGCGATGCTCCTGCTCGAAGACCTCTTCGGCATGGGGACGGTGGATTTCCTCATGGATGGCGACCGTGAGGTGCCTCCATCCGACTATGAGCGGTATAGTGAGGCGCTGGGACGCATCATAGATGGGGAGCCATACCAGTATGTCGTGGGTTCAGCATGGTTCTATGGCGAAAAGTTCAAAGTGTCGAAAGAAACGCTGATACCCCGTAATGAGACGGAAGAGCTCGTGGAGCTTGTGCTGGCGCTGGAACAGGATGATGGCAGGAAAGTTGTGGACATCGGGTGCGGCACCGGAGTCATCGGATTGACGCTGGCGGCTGCATGGCATGATAATGAAGTCATACTTACCGATGTCTCCGGGGCGGCACTCGAAATCACAAGAGAAAATGCACGCACCCTTGGGGTCACCCCCAAAATCATGCAGGGGAGTTTATTTGAGCCATTGATGGCGGAAAGCATGAAAGTGGACTGTGTGATTTCAAATCCACCCTATATTGGCTATAATGAAGTGGATGACATGGGGGCCTCTGTCATCAACCATGAGCCCGCGCTGGCGCTTTTTGCGGAAGATGGAGGGCTCGGCCTGTATAAGAGCATGATAGATCAACTGGAGGATGTACTGCATCCGGGAGGGATGGTCTATTTTGAAATCGGCTGGAGGCAGGCCGGAATCCTGTCGGACCATGTTACGGCCCGCTGGCCGAAAGTGGAGCCACGGGTGAAGAAGGATATGAATGGGAATGACAGAATACTCTATTTCAGATGGGAGGTCTAG
- the prfA gene encoding peptide chain release factor 1, translating to MFDQLEIIENRYEQLNEMLSDPDVVSDSDKLREYSKEQSDLQKTVEVYREYKQKKETIEESRMMMNETDDKEMLEMLKEEISESEKAIPGLESQLKLLLIPKDPNDDKNVIMEIRGAAGGDEAQIFAGNLFRMYSRYAEENGWKTEIVEANANDHGGYKEISFLIQGNGAYSKLKFENGAHRVQRVPETESGGRIHTSTATVAVLPEVEDVEVEIRNEDLKIDTYRSSGAGGQHVNTTDSAVRITHLPTGTVVTSQDEKSQIKNRERAMKVLKARVYDMMLQEAEAEYAEKRKSAVGTGDRSERIRTYNYPQNRVTDHRIGLTIQKLDQIIEGKLDEIIDALTIEEQTSKLEELNNASL from the coding sequence ATGTTTGATCAACTCGAAATAATTGAAAACAGATATGAACAACTCAATGAAATGCTGAGCGACCCCGACGTTGTCAGTGATTCGGACAAGCTCAGGGAATACTCGAAGGAGCAGAGCGACCTCCAGAAAACAGTGGAAGTCTACAGGGAGTATAAACAGAAGAAGGAAACGATCGAAGAGTCCCGCATGATGATGAATGAAACAGATGACAAGGAAATGCTCGAGATGCTCAAAGAGGAGATTTCCGAATCCGAAAAGGCGATTCCAGGACTCGAAAGCCAGTTGAAGCTTCTCCTCATTCCAAAAGATCCAAATGACGACAAGAACGTCATAATGGAGATACGCGGGGCAGCAGGTGGCGATGAAGCCCAGATTTTTGCAGGAAACCTGTTCCGCATGTACTCGCGCTACGCCGAAGAGAACGGGTGGAAGACGGAAATCGTTGAAGCGAATGCCAATGATCATGGAGGATACAAGGAAATCAGTTTCCTGATACAGGGGAATGGCGCCTACTCCAAGCTCAAATTTGAAAATGGGGCGCATCGTGTACAGCGTGTGCCGGAAACGGAATCCGGCGGCAGGATCCATACATCCACCGCTACAGTCGCAGTACTGCCGGAAGTGGAGGATGTGGAGGTGGAGATCCGCAACGAAGACCTCAAGATAGACACCTACCGTTCAAGCGGTGCCGGCGGACAGCACGTCAATACGACGGATTCTGCAGTGCGCATCACCCACCTGCCGACAGGCACGGTGGTCACTTCCCAGGACGAGAAGTCACAGATCAAGAACCGAGAGCGGGCCATGAAGGTGCTGAAAGCGCGTGTCTACGACATGATGCTGCAAGAGGCCGAGGCTGAATATGCAGAGAAGCGGAAGAGTGCTGTCGGGACAGGGGACCGTTCCGAGAGGATCCGGACATACAACTATCCGCAGAACCGTGTGACAGATCACAGGATCGGCCTGACGATCCAGAAGCTCGATCAGATCATAGAAGGGAAACTAGATGAAATCATCGATGCCCTGACGATCGAAGAACAGACGAGCAAACTGGAAGAATTGAATAATGCATCCCTATAG
- the rpmE gene encoding 50S ribosomal protein L31, producing MKQAIHPEYNKVNVVCSCGNEFETGSVNSEDIKVEVCSECHPFYTGRQKFASADGRVEKFNKKFGFKSANE from the coding sequence ATGAAACAAGCAATTCATCCGGAATACAACAAAGTAAACGTTGTGTGCTCATGCGGCAACGAATTCGAAACTGGTTCAGTAAACAGTGAAGACATCAAAGTGGAAGTATGTTCTGAATGCCACCCATTCTACACTGGACGCCAGAAATTCGCTTCTGCAGATGGCCGTGTTGAAAAATTCAACAAAAAATTCGGTTTTAAAAGCGCAAACGAATAA